CATTGTCAAAGTCAGGCATCAGAACCAGATACCGGCCTGGAATGGTTATCAGCATGGTGACCCGAGGACCTTTGGTCCCCAGGGGCTCCTTCGCCACCTGAACCATGATCTCATCCCCCTCCTTCAAAATTTTTTCGATGGGGGTCTTGTTTGAGTTGCTTCTTGGATCAACATCCTTGCCATTGTTGAGCTTGAGATTATTGAGGTACTCTTCATCGACAACATCGCCTCCATATAGGAAAGCAGATCGATCTGAACCGATATTGACAAAGGCTGACTGCATACCCGGCAGCACACGACTCACCTTCGCCTTGTAGATGTTGCCCACCATTCCTAGACTTGATTGTCGCTCAACGTATAGCTCAGCGGCTCGATCCTGCTCCATTAAAGCAATTCGAGTTTCAGAGACGTTGACATTGATCACGAGCTTTTTATCCACTTATTTTCGTCCTTTTTTCAATTTCGTCTTTGATGCGGTCACTCGCTCCAGTCATTCTGTTTACATGTTCCACTAGCTGTTCGAAGCGATCACCGACATCAATCGAGAGAGACTGCCACCAGTCAGTCAGTTCCTTAGAATTTGTAACTACTTTGGCAAGTTGTTCGCTGACAAGAGCTTCAGCCTCCTTACTGGTATGATACAGAGGTCCGAAACAAAGATACAGGCCTCGTACAGCAGGTTCGAGTACATTATGTACACGATGATGCATGGCTCCACCTACCATGGCTAGCTCGGCGCAACCATATAGCTCCGGCAGCACCCCGATCACATCGACAAGAATACCATCATGATGTGAGGCCAGTTGATCCAATTGGGTAAATTTGCAGAGCTGGATATCACAAGCTTTGGCCTGAGACTCAACCCACGCAAGCATGTCTGACGATATATCATGTGGGGCCACAATAAGCCGCCATTGTTGGGTTTTCCCACATTTTTTAAAGCTATCAAACCCCAGCTGCACATCCTTATGCCAAGCACTGCCTAGAATAAAGCAATTTCGTCTTGGCCAGCTCTGGTTGAGGCGTCCTTGAATGTCACTCAACTTGGCTTGTCGTTCTTCGGCTCGCTCTCGGACCCGATCGTACTTAGTATCACCTGTCACCACAATCTGCTCTCTGCTGGCGCCTAAGGTTTCTAAGAAGAAGTCCTGATCCCGAGATCCCACCACAAAAATTCTATCAATCCCTGCAATCAATCGCCGCTTAACCAGTCGAACCAAACGATTGCGACTGACTCTGGGACTTTCCACACCATTAACCAGGTATACAGGACCGTAGCTCTTGGCTTGATAGAGGAAGTTCGGCCACAATTCGTAGCGGACGACAATGGTGAACTGCGGCTCGATAGCCTTCAAGAGCAAGCGCCAGGCAAAGTAATCATCCCAAGGAGCCTTACAAAAGAGACGCGACTCTCCTTGACTCTTAGCAAATGTGACACCACTTTCCGAAAAAAATATCAAGACAGGCAAGAGGTCTGGATGATCCGCCTCGAAACGCTTGACTAAGGGTAGAGCCTGCTCGTATTCACCAGCAGAGCTGGCGAATACTAGGAAGGTTCGACGCCCGTGACACTGTTCCCTGAGTACCTCCCTCTCAGATTTAGATAAAAAGCGCCCCAAACACTGGGCCCGCAACGAAGCTACCCGCACTCCGAGCCAGGATATCAGCCTGCCAAGAGGTGTCATTACGCATGAGTATAGAAATATGAGAAGTGGTTCCATAACTTACAACCAGTGATAGGGCTATTTCGGCAATTGTGAATCTTGAAGATTCGGCTGAATCACATCATAGACGTGAGACGCGATATCTGCGGCAGGGAGAAGGCTAAAGCACAACTTATCACCAAAGCGGCAATCAGCTTTGCCATGTTTCGAGCACGGCCTGCACCCCAATGGGGCGGAAAATGCACGGCTACTAGCTTGCCAAGGAGGAAAACCAAACGCCTCGACAGTAGGTCCAAACAAGACTGCACTAGGAACGTCCAAGGCCTCACCGATATGACACAAAGAGGAGTCATTACTCAAGATGATCGAGCACTCCTTGATGGCAAGGGCTGACTCCCATAAGGATAGCTTACCAGCCAGGTTTAAAACAGGGGCCTTCCAACGCAGCTTATCCACAATCGTCAACGCCCGACCGCGATCATCCTCATTGCCAACAAAGAGCAAACCTAAGGACTTCTCAGCAAGCCCATCGGACTCCAAATGATGGCGTAGGTAATTCAAGATATCGACAAACAAGTCCTCTGGTGCCCGTTTTGCCTCGTGAGACGCTCCTGGCGCTATAGCAATCCAATGGCCAAACTTCAGTTCCTTTTGCCAGGGTCTTTGGCCATCGTCATGAGATGTGGGCAACTTGGGACGAGCTTGGTAGGACTTGATTCCATCGTACAACTCCACAGGCAGATGGGACCGCAACGCGAGTCGGAGAGCTGTACTCATCATGTCATACTGATATTTTTCAGCCTTTTGGTAATCTGTAGGCAAGGAGTTCCGACGGCCACGGAGCCGGGCTGCCACAACCATTTGCCCGCGTTTAAGGCTCTTTTTATGGCAGTTAAATATCTGAATACCATAAGTTTTCTGGATAGATCGACAAATCGCACGAGAGCGAATACTCATCTGTAAGTCTACGACTAAGTGAACTCCCTTGACGGCTTCTACCACCTCTTCCACATAGTTTGATTGCTCCGGGTTGACCTCCACAGTCTTCACTCCGGGATAGGCTGATGCGATCAGCTGCAAGGATGGGCTCCGGCCAATCCAAGTCAATTCTACTGGTGCGGACAGAGAGCCCAATAGGTCGATACAGGCGGTCGCTAACACCACATCACCAATGCTTGTGCTTCGAAAAATCGCTACTTTTACTGCTGGCGGAGTTGGTGATGGATTTAACAACGACGTCTCCTCGCTGAAAGTTCCAGGAATTAAGATCTGTCACCCTATCAAAACCCGATCAGATCTTATACTCATATATTAAAGGGAGTTCATTATCATAAGGCAATATTTTCCTCACCACTGTGATTGATACGCCACAAGGTCCTGGTAAGATATTAGAGAAGGTATCGCATTCTCAGCATCGGGACCGTTCTTTTGGCTACAAAAAATAACCAAAAACCAAATCGTCAGCGGTTTCTCAACATCATCTACTTTGTAGACTCTAACAAAACCAAGACGTTCAAGTTCAGTCTGAACAAGAGCTACATTGTCATGGGCGCATTAATCTTCACAGTACTGTGGTCATTGATCAGCACCATACTACTCATTAACAGCTATGACAGATCATCACTTCAAAGCCAGAGGGTCCGCTCGCTTCTTGCAACTATATTCAACTACCAAACGCGCTACGACAAAGTATATGAGAAAACCTATCCAAACGATGGCAGCCTTCCTCGCCCCCTTCCCCAATTGAGCGACTATGACAAGAAACAAGCCCTAGCTGATAGCGATAGTAACTCATCGGACAGTTCTGATCAGGACGTGAGCGACAACGATGCTTCCATGGCTCTCGCTGCCAAAACCACAATGCAAGATGACGATAACGACATCGGCGATGAAGAGATCGATGAACTGGATACCGAGGAATCTGCCATGGAGGTCTCTGACAGTAGCGATGACACAGCTACTGATGGAAACGATAAGCCTCCTGTAAAGTTAGACAAGTATCGACTTACCCAGAGAGGACAAAAACTCTCTCTCGAATTTGCAATCAAAAACTTGGTTCGTCCTCAAAAAGCCAACGGCTACGTTATTGGATTTGCCAAATTTATTGGGATTGACGGTACAACAACCACAGTTTCGTCACCAGGTAACATCAAAGAAGGACAGAAAATCAACAAATGGAAGCTGCCCCGGAGCAATCGCTTCAGCATCCGCTACTACACGAAAAAAAATCTAGTCTTTGATCTGCCTGACAAAAGAGGCGGAACCTTTGAATCCATCAAAATAATTGTCGGTGGAAAGAACAACGAACCCTTAGAATTCATGTATAATATTAAAGGTAGCGAAGGTGCATTCGCACCAGCCCTTGGAACTATACCGAACAATAGCAATGATTCTTCATCTGGAAATTCTGAAACGCCGTCTCAGGGGACTTAGCCTTGTCTTCCCGGTCTTTCTTTGCCATTGCACATCGACTCCAAAAACAACTCCACCTGTCGCTTCCAAAACGATCCCTTTCGACAGTAGCGACTGGCTCTCAGAAAATATTCCTGAAACTATTCCTTTCGACACGAAAATCTTACCTGTTTTCCAAGTCAGCCGCCGCTTTGCAGAACTCCGCCAAGGCCCAGGTTTAGAGTTTCCCTTGCTTGATAAACCACTCAAGCAAGGTGAGCTAGCAATCCGACTCTATCGATTTCAATATTGGTATAAAGTCGTCTCCCCGGAGTCTGGTGCCAAGGGTTGGGTTCATAGAAAAACTCTTTCCAAAGCAAAAGGTGTAAAAAAACACATCAAACTTTCGTCTCAAGCCCTTCCAAACGTTTTCGTTAGCAAGCCGGGGGCCGCACTCTATGACTACCAATCTAAGAAAAAAATCGATGTATCTTTACCAGCTGGCTATCGGTTTAAAGCTCTTAACCATAAAGGACCGTTCGTACTTATATATTTACCCAAAACCCATTCTGTGGCTTGGATCAAACGGGGGCATATTCGATGAAGTTTCTCATAACAATCGGTTTTACATTAATTCTCAGCTCGTGTCGCACAACGATCTCGGGTTATGTCGTAAGCCCTGAAGGCAAACCTATCAAAGCTGAACGAGGCAAGGTAAATGTGTCGCGATTGGATCAAAAAGGTTTTTCTGAAATTGTGGACTTTGGTAGCGATGGCTTTTTTGAGACTCAAGAGGAGATTCAGCCTGGCCAATATCTCATCGAGCCTCTGATTCCCGGCTACCAATCGAACTCCTTAACCGTTGATATCACCGAGGATAGGCAGGTAGAGATTCAGGCAGTCGCTCTTCCCCCTAAGCGTTCAAAGGCCATCGAGGCCTACAACGGCATCACCGTTGATCAAGGATCTGGCGGAGCCATTATCAATCCCCCTAGGCTTTGAACTTGTATATGAGGACGCACCATGACGTATAAATCCATTTATTCCCTGACAATACTGATCCTAATCAGTTCATGTAAGAAAACATCAGTCCCCATTAACGTCACCATTAGGGCTGTTAACGAGCGTAAAAAACCGATTACCAATGCCCAAGTATATGTAAACAAATCCTTTGAAGGCCGCAGCAATTCCCAAGGATATTTGGTCTTTCAAAAAGAATTCGAACCTGGTGAACGAGTTTTCTTCGAAGTTCGCAAAGAAAGTAAAAACCTCTATTACGCTCCTTACTACGAAAATCTGGTTCTATCGGAAGATAAAAAAGATCTCAGCATCAAAGCCATTCTTTATTCGGTACCTAAGCCAGGGATTGAGAAATCAGATGAAGACTCATCTGAACCTCTCTCTTCTGAAGACAATCCATCTACTCAAGAAGATATTTCTGACGAGAACCTAGTTGCGACCGATCCAGAAAGCTCGCTCCAAGTTACTGACAGGCCTGAAAATCAGGAGAAATCGTCAGATCTCGCTAGTGAGCAAACTATTGAAAGTCTAGAGAAACAAGACCCTAAGAGGGAATCCCCCGAATTAAGCATCGCTACCCCAGTCATAGCAAATGAAGAGGCTGGTTCTGAGAAAAAGGCTCTGCCTGACACTGAGATTCTAGCTCCAGCATCAAACTTAGCAACCACAAGCCCTCCCGTGCTTACCTTCTATGTTAGAGGCAAAGGTGAACCAGTTTCACAGGCTCATATCTTCTATGGCCTCAAAAAACGCGGCCAACTCAAGGAGGCTTGCATCACCAATAAAATGGGGCGCTGCCAGCTACGTGGCGGGTTTGAACCTGGGGTTCAATACTCGTACCTCGTTCGCAAACGAGACTATATTAGCTCTCTTGGTGAGACGACTTTCGACAACAACGGTAAAATTCACCGTGATTTGAAGCCAGGCCATAGTATTGATGTTTTTGCTCTCACAAACCACTATAGTTATCGACGCGGTCTAACTAAGGTCACTATCACTATTGACAAGAAAAAAGTTGGTGAAACCGATGAGTTTGGCTTCTTTTCAACAACCTATCGTGGCAAACGAGGAGATTTAATCGAAATTGGCCTTAAGACTCGTCAGCACCTCCCTCAAGACTTTGAAACAGACTATATTGTGGGTGGCAACGTTTCCCTCGTAAAATACTTTAGCCCGATAAGCCCGGAACCAGTTCGCATAGCAACTATGCCAGCCCAGATTGCTGGACGACTGCAAGGCAAGACTCTATCAACGTTCACAGGTAATCTTGATCAACATCTCAAGTCGTCTTTAAAACGCCATTTCTTCAACTCAGCCTCATTCGCCGCGGTAAATAACGAACTGATGCTAAAAAAAACCGATACAAGTAAAATGCTACGTAAGATTCGAGGAGGTTGGAATGACGATGAAGCAAAGTCAGAAATAGATGCAGTACTGCTACCAACTGTAGTTGTTCATAGCCCGATGACTCTCGAATTATCACTTATCGATAGCTCAGGAACTGTACTTGCCGCGGGCAAAGAAAGTTTTGACAGCTTCAGTGATCGCAAGGCAATCCAAAAATCTGTTGAAATGCTGAGTAAAAAGATTCTACGACGTTTCCCATTTGAAGGTAGTATTACCGATGAGTCCGAAGGATTATTTACTATCAACCTCGGTTTTGGCGAAGGGCACTCGGTTAAACCGGGAGACAAATTTGATGTCTATGGTCTCCAGTCCGACCTAAAAGGCCAGAAGAAGCGTCATGCCCGTATCGGTAGCCTTGAAGCGACACAAGTTCGAGAATATAGCAGTCGCGCCAAAGTCTTGCATACCGAAGCACGGTCCATCATCGATATTGGTGATCAAGTGGTTTTTCGAAGGCATCAAGGGGAATCTGGAAACAAAATGACCTTCGCCGTTACCGATCCTGATCAAAATCGCGACCTTTCTCAAGCTAATATCTATTTCCAAGGCGAGTGGATCGGAGCAACCGATGAAGACGGCCGCCTTCTCAGCAGCAATCACAAAACAGGACGAGGATTGCTAAAGGTCATCAAGCATGGTTATGAAACCTTTCAGAAAGAAACCAAACTGGGGCGCACAGGCAAAGTTGAGATCCCTTTGAAGCGGGTGAGCGCATATCTTCGCATCGACACCGAACCTCAAAACTTAAGCGTGTTTATCGATAAGAAGTTTGTTGGAAAAACTCCCTTTGAGAAACCTGTGGCCGTACCCAGCGGCTTCGTCAAGCTCGAAATACTAGGAGAAGGAGGGCTCAAAAACTTCAAACAGGTTCTTGAGCTTGAAGAAGGCACGCTCGACCTTACAGGTGATCGAAAAATCACCATGGAGAAGGACTTTAGAAGTAAGGCAACCCAGCATGTGAACAGCGGTAGATTTCAGGAGGCCGTGCAACTTCTTGAAGAGGTTCCCCCACAACACTCTGACTATCTTCATGCCCAGCATCAGGCGGGCGTGATCTATATGACCCTACTCAATCAAGCAGCCAAAGCCGCTGCTGCCTTTCATCGCGTCACAAACCACCCAGAAGTAAAGTCTTATCGAGACAAGCGCTTCATCGGAAGCCACATCAATGAAGGAGTATCACTCTATCTAACAGGACAAAGCCTCCTCAAGGAGGGCAACGAAGACGCTGCTGCTCCACACTTTCGCAAAGCCATCGAGGTTCTAACCCAGGCTGAACCTCATATTCGCTTTATCAAGAAGGTCGACTACCAACAAGCATTCGACAATCTGTTCTACTATACTGCTATCAGTCACCAAGAACTTTGGTCTCTTACCCAGGAAACTCAGCATTTACAAGGCGCAGAAACCCACTGGCGACAACTACTCGCCAACCGTCAACCTGAAGAGAGCAAAACCCCTATGATCAAGAATGCCAATGTCTATCTAAAACAGCTTGAGGTCGCTCTCAACAGAACTAAGAGACAAAACCTATGAGTCGATGCTTAGCCATCTTTGTGGCAATAGCGGGATGGGGACTTTCATCTTGCTCCAGCTTGCCTGACAATTGGTTCGCAGAAAAAGCCTTCGAAGCAAAGGACGGCTCCTATTTCCCCGATTTTTTGCTCCAATTTTTCCCAAGGAGTGATTCTTTTCAAAAGCGTTTTCCAACAATATCTCAGGCAAGGCGTGGTATCCGACTAATCCAGGTAAAACCTCTCGTTACAGAAAAAAATAGACAAAATGAGTCAAACCTGAGTTGGTCTCGCAATGGGCAATATCTTAGCTATGAAACAAGCAATGATCGGCACCGATCGATCTATATTCGTGAACTTACTGGACGATTTCATCAGAATCTCACCGTCCAGAGAAAAAGACAGAGATCGTTTCTTGATGGAATCATTGCATCTCGCATCCAATCCTACAACTCTGGACTTACCTGGTCACCCACCGAGCAGCAGTATGCCTTCATGTCCAATGGCGGAGTGGGAGAGTACAATATCTATGTGGGCTCTGTGGAGAATAGTCCCGAAGTTGTGGCTC
This portion of the Pseudobacteriovorax antillogorgiicola genome encodes:
- a CDS encoding glycosyltransferase family 9 protein, with protein sequence MLNPSPTPPAVKVAIFRSTSIGDVVLATACIDLLGSLSAPVELTWIGRSPSLQLIASAYPGVKTVEVNPEQSNYVEEVVEAVKGVHLVVDLQMSIRSRAICRSIQKTYGIQIFNCHKKSLKRGQMVVAARLRGRRNSLPTDYQKAEKYQYDMMSTALRLALRSHLPVELYDGIKSYQARPKLPTSHDDGQRPWQKELKFGHWIAIAPGASHEAKRAPEDLFVDILNYLRHHLESDGLAEKSLGLLFVGNEDDRGRALTIVDKLRWKAPVLNLAGKLSLWESALAIKECSIILSNDSSLCHIGEALDVPSAVLFGPTVEAFGFPPWQASSRAFSAPLGCRPCSKHGKADCRFGDKLCFSLLPAADIASHVYDVIQPNLQDSQLPK
- a CDS encoding 3-deoxy-D-manno-octulosonic acid transferase; the encoded protein is MEPLLIFLYSCVMTPLGRLISWLGVRVASLRAQCLGRFLSKSEREVLREQCHGRRTFLVFASSAGEYEQALPLVKRFEADHPDLLPVLIFFSESGVTFAKSQGESRLFCKAPWDDYFAWRLLLKAIEPQFTIVVRYELWPNFLYQAKSYGPVYLVNGVESPRVSRNRLVRLVKRRLIAGIDRIFVVGSRDQDFFLETLGASREQIVVTGDTKYDRVRERAEERQAKLSDIQGRLNQSWPRRNCFILGSAWHKDVQLGFDSFKKCGKTQQWRLIVAPHDISSDMLAWVESQAKACDIQLCKFTQLDQLASHHDGILVDVIGVLPELYGCAELAMVGGAMHHRVHNVLEPAVRGLYLCFGPLYHTSKEAEALVSEQLAKVVTNSKELTDWWQSLSIDVGDRFEQLVEHVNRMTGASDRIKDEIEKRTKISG
- a CDS encoding SH3 domain-containing protein; translation: MILHLEILKRRLRGLSLVFPVFLCHCTSTPKTTPPVASKTIPFDSSDWLSENIPETIPFDTKILPVFQVSRRFAELRQGPGLEFPLLDKPLKQGELAIRLYRFQYWYKVVSPESGAKGWVHRKTLSKAKGVKKHIKLSSQALPNVFVSKPGAALYDYQSKKKIDVSLPAGYRFKALNHKGPFVLIYLPKTHSVAWIKRGHIR
- a CDS encoding PEGA domain-containing protein, with protein sequence MTYKSIYSLTILILISSCKKTSVPINVTIRAVNERKKPITNAQVYVNKSFEGRSNSQGYLVFQKEFEPGERVFFEVRKESKNLYYAPYYENLVLSEDKKDLSIKAILYSVPKPGIEKSDEDSSEPLSSEDNPSTQEDISDENLVATDPESSLQVTDRPENQEKSSDLASEQTIESLEKQDPKRESPELSIATPVIANEEAGSEKKALPDTEILAPASNLATTSPPVLTFYVRGKGEPVSQAHIFYGLKKRGQLKEACITNKMGRCQLRGGFEPGVQYSYLVRKRDYISSLGETTFDNNGKIHRDLKPGHSIDVFALTNHYSYRRGLTKVTITIDKKKVGETDEFGFFSTTYRGKRGDLIEIGLKTRQHLPQDFETDYIVGGNVSLVKYFSPISPEPVRIATMPAQIAGRLQGKTLSTFTGNLDQHLKSSLKRHFFNSASFAAVNNELMLKKTDTSKMLRKIRGGWNDDEAKSEIDAVLLPTVVVHSPMTLELSLIDSSGTVLAAGKESFDSFSDRKAIQKSVEMLSKKILRRFPFEGSITDESEGLFTINLGFGEGHSVKPGDKFDVYGLQSDLKGQKKRHARIGSLEATQVREYSSRAKVLHTEARSIIDIGDQVVFRRHQGESGNKMTFAVTDPDQNRDLSQANIYFQGEWIGATDEDGRLLSSNHKTGRGLLKVIKHGYETFQKETKLGRTGKVEIPLKRVSAYLRIDTEPQNLSVFIDKKFVGKTPFEKPVAVPSGFVKLEILGEGGLKNFKQVLELEEGTLDLTGDRKITMEKDFRSKATQHVNSGRFQEAVQLLEEVPPQHSDYLHAQHQAGVIYMTLLNQAAKAAAAFHRVTNHPEVKSYRDKRFIGSHINEGVSLYLTGQSLLKEGNEDAAAPHFRKAIEVLTQAEPHIRFIKKVDYQQAFDNLFYYTAISHQELWSLTQETQHLQGAETHWRQLLANRQPEESKTPMIKNANVYLKQLEVALNRTKRQNL